Proteins encoded within one genomic window of Companilactobacillus sp.:
- a CDS encoding type 1 glutamine amidotransferase domain-containing protein has product MKKILVVLTNYAQYGKRKEATGLWLGEATEFVREVNKAGFDVDYVSPNGGYVPIDPRSIKYASTEDLEMYNSEDFRTFALARSMKANEIKSANYCAIYFTGGHGVMWDFPHNEILHKISLDIFNNEGYLTSVCHGISALLYMKDWNDEWMIKGKHITGFTNSEEILSGKRNRVPFLNENIAKEHGAIFEKKRAYSEYAIQDGQFITGQNPFSPKAVAKILVKNLKKK; this is encoded by the coding sequence ATGAAAAAAATATTAGTAGTTTTAACTAACTATGCACAGTATGGCAAACGAAAAGAGGCCACTGGACTTTGGCTTGGCGAAGCAACTGAATTTGTCCGCGAGGTCAATAAAGCTGGTTTCGATGTCGATTACGTCAGCCCAAATGGTGGATATGTTCCAATCGACCCACGTAGCATTAAATACGCGTCTACAGAGGATTTAGAAATGTATAATTCTGAAGACTTCAGGACCTTTGCTTTGGCCAGATCAATGAAGGCAAATGAAATCAAATCAGCGAACTATTGTGCGATTTATTTTACTGGCGGACACGGTGTCATGTGGGACTTCCCTCATAATGAAATCCTTCATAAAATAAGTTTAGATATTTTCAATAATGAGGGCTATTTGACTTCAGTTTGCCACGGAATTTCCGCTCTTTTGTACATGAAGGATTGGAATGACGAGTGGATGATCAAAGGTAAACACATTACCGGTTTTACAAACAGCGAAGAAATTTTAAGTGGCAAGAGAAATCGTGTACCATTTTTAAACGAAAATATTGCTAAAGAGCATGGAGCAATTTTTGAAAAAAAGCGGGCTTACTCAGAATATGCTATCCAAGATGGGCAATTTATTACCGGTCAAAATCCTTTTTCACCAAAGGCAGTCGCCAAAATATTAGTTAAAAATCTTAAAAAGAAGTAA
- a CDS encoding NAD(P)H-hydrate dehydratase — MQKIDKSILTQVIKPRDPISYKGNFGKILIIAGSTHFGGAAIMSASAAVYAGAGLVTVATVPEKFAAINSRLPEAMTIDYSNLMDTLDSIKQSDVIVIGPGLGTSSTANSLVQLVIDHTNQSQTIIFDASALTLIAEQNIDISKISANVVLTPHQGEWNRLSDLTIKDQTPENNQRMLHSLAPNALLIIKKHLSEIYYEGSISQITAGNAGMATGGMGDTLTGIIAAFVGQFDFSQDTVEAALFLHSYVADKLFKKNYVILPEQLIQELPKTMQKIATK, encoded by the coding sequence ATGCAAAAAATTGATAAATCAATCTTAACACAAGTTATCAAACCACGTGACCCTATCTCATACAAAGGTAATTTTGGAAAAATTTTGATTATTGCCGGTTCAACTCATTTTGGCGGAGCAGCTATTATGTCCGCCAGTGCAGCTGTGTACGCTGGTGCGGGACTAGTCACTGTAGCCACAGTTCCAGAAAAATTTGCTGCCATCAATTCTCGACTACCCGAAGCTATGACAATTGATTACAGTAATTTAATGGACACGCTAGATTCGATCAAGCAGTCAGATGTGATTGTGATTGGTCCTGGTCTTGGTACCTCTTCGACTGCAAATTCATTGGTCCAATTAGTCATCGATCATACCAATCAAAGTCAGACCATCATTTTTGATGCCTCTGCATTAACTTTAATTGCTGAACAAAATATCGATATCTCAAAGATATCTGCCAATGTTGTCCTAACTCCCCACCAAGGAGAATGGAACCGTCTGTCTGATCTAACTATCAAAGATCAAACACCCGAAAACAATCAACGGATGTTGCATTCACTTGCACCCAATGCACTTCTGATCATTAAAAAACATTTATCAGAAATTTATTATGAAGGCAGCATCAGTCAAATCACAGCTGGAAATGCTGGGATGGCCACTGGTGGCATGGGCGATACCTTAACTGGGATCATTGCAGCCTTTGTCGGCCAATTCGATTTCTCACAAGATACAGTTGAAGCTGCCCTATTCCTACACAGCTATGTGGCTGATAAATTGTTCAAGAAAAATTACGTCATTCTACCTGAACAACTAATTCAGGAATTACCAAAAACAATGCAAAAAATCGCAACAAAGTAA
- a CDS encoding catalase produces the protein MSKKLTTATGQPWADNQNSQTAGARGPVLMQDYDLLEKLAHFDRERIPERVVHAKGAGAKGVFVLENDMSKYTKADLFNGVGKETPILMRFSQVAGEKGYPDTYRDVRGFSAKFYTQEGNYDIVGNNTPVFFVHDPLKFPDFIHSQKRDPKTNRRSQKMQWDFWSHSPESLHQVTYLMGDRGLPASYREMNGYGSHTFKWVNKDGEQFWIKYHLISDQGVKNMSNEAAAQMSSEDTDFLQNDLFDAIEQKNYPSWTMYVQILPYAEGLTYKWDIFDVTKVVSHKDYPLIKVGKLTLNENPTNNFTDIEEAAFSPANFVPGIEPSPDKLLQGRLFSYKDTQRYRLGVNFEDLPVNRPLNEVHNYERDGYMKADNQGSEGNYEPNSFDGPKEDHTASVAPVQAEGIIGNQPYSYKVDNTTQAGDLYRLFSDDEKERLIGNVASGLTAANSDEITKLEITQMYGADKDYGTGVAKAMGLNIDDIVSDK, from the coding sequence ATGAGTAAAAAATTGACTACTGCAACTGGACAACCTTGGGCAGACAACCAAAATTCTCAAACAGCTGGTGCACGTGGACCAGTCTTAATGCAAGACTACGATTTATTGGAAAAATTAGCTCACTTTGACCGTGAACGAATCCCTGAAAGAGTCGTTCATGCTAAAGGTGCTGGTGCTAAAGGTGTATTTGTCTTAGAAAACGACATGAGCAAATATACTAAGGCCGACCTATTCAATGGCGTTGGCAAAGAAACACCCATCCTAATGAGATTTTCTCAAGTGGCTGGTGAAAAAGGCTATCCTGACACTTACCGTGATGTTAGAGGATTCTCAGCCAAATTTTATACTCAAGAAGGAAACTACGATATTGTTGGCAATAATACACCGGTTTTTTTCGTTCATGATCCACTGAAATTCCCTGATTTTATTCATTCACAAAAACGTGACCCTAAAACAAATCGCCGTTCGCAAAAAATGCAATGGGACTTCTGGTCACATTCACCAGAATCACTTCATCAAGTTACTTATTTGATGGGCGACCGTGGACTTCCCGCTTCCTATCGCGAAATGAACGGTTACGGCTCTCATACTTTTAAATGGGTCAACAAAGACGGCGAGCAATTCTGGATCAAATACCATTTGATCTCCGATCAAGGAGTCAAAAACATGTCTAATGAGGCTGCTGCACAAATGAGTTCAGAAGACACCGACTTTTTACAAAACGATCTCTTTGATGCAATCGAACAAAAGAACTATCCTTCATGGACAATGTACGTTCAAATTTTGCCATATGCCGAAGGTTTAACTTATAAATGGGATATCTTCGATGTAACCAAAGTTGTTTCTCACAAAGACTACCCACTGATCAAAGTTGGTAAATTGACCTTAAATGAAAACCCAACTAACAACTTTACTGATATTGAAGAGGCTGCTTTTTCACCTGCTAACTTTGTCCCTGGGATCGAACCATCACCAGATAAACTATTGCAAGGTCGTTTGTTCTCATATAAAGATACGCAAAGATATCGTCTAGGCGTTAACTTTGAAGACTTACCTGTCAACCGTCCATTGAACGAAGTCCACAATTACGAGCGTGATGGCTACATGAAAGCTGACAACCAAGGATCAGAAGGAAATTATGAACCAAATAGTTTTGACGGTCCAAAAGAAGATCACACAGCTTCCGTAGCACCTGTCCAAGCTGAGGGAATTATCGGCAATCAGCCATACTCTTATAAAGTTGATAATACGACCCAAGCTGGAGATTTATATCGACTATTTTCTGACGATGAAAAAGAACGTTTGATTGGAAATGTTGCCAGCGGTTTAACTGCTGCAAATAGCGATGAAATCACCAAACTTGAGATTACTCAAATGTACGGTGCTGATAAAGATTACGGAACAGGTGTCGCTAAAGCCATGGGATTAAATATCGACGATATTGTTTCCGATAAATAG
- a CDS encoding GNAT family N-acetyltransferase → MIKQLTKPTSAELNRISNIWLTSNIEAHDFIPRSYWEKNYPMVLQQLAEADIITAYDNDNIVGFMGLDKNYIEGIFVESNHLHQGFGKSLIEHAKATHSVLNLSVYGKNQSAIEFYLAQGFTKSSDGIDSNTGEPEIQMVWQKNQFNE, encoded by the coding sequence ATGATCAAACAATTAACTAAACCAACTAGTGCCGAATTAAATCGTATTTCCAATATTTGGCTAACTAGCAACATTGAAGCCCATGATTTTATTCCAAGATCTTATTGGGAAAAAAATTATCCGATGGTCTTGCAGCAATTAGCTGAAGCTGACATAATCACTGCCTACGATAATGATAATATCGTGGGATTCATGGGATTGGATAAAAATTACATCGAAGGAATCTTTGTTGAAAGCAATCACCTGCATCAAGGATTTGGTAAATCTCTGATCGAACATGCAAAAGCCACTCATTCAGTACTAAATTTGTCGGTTTATGGAAAAAACCAATCGGCAATTGAATTCTATCTAGCTCAGGGATTTACCAAATCATCAGATGGAATCGACAGTAATACTGGAGAACCAGAGATTCAAATGGTTTGGCAAAAAAATCAATTTAATGAATAA
- a CDS encoding SDR family NAD(P)-dependent oxidoreductase — protein MDLHLTHKLALITGSTKGIGKAIAIQMAQEGSDVIINGRKQEDVDKVVAEIKAKFPNTNPQAAAADISKEAGRKKLFNDFPKVDILVNNMGIFQPMEYWDIDDDIWEKFFKVNVLSGNALAKFYLPKMLADDFGRIIFIASEEAVMPSGEMPQYSMTKSMNLSLAKSLSKLTVATHVTVNTVMPGSTLTEGVQDMIDEMYKDSDIPKDQWEADFMKNHRSRSQIQRLIRPEEIGRFVAFVASPDASSFSGEALRLDGGLVPTIF, from the coding sequence ATGGATTTACATTTAACTCATAAATTAGCTCTGATAACTGGTTCTACTAAAGGAATTGGTAAAGCTATCGCCATACAAATGGCGCAAGAAGGTTCCGACGTGATCATTAATGGTCGTAAACAAGAGGATGTCGACAAGGTCGTTGCTGAGATCAAAGCCAAGTTCCCTAACACTAACCCACAAGCAGCAGCTGCTGATATTTCCAAAGAAGCTGGTCGTAAAAAATTATTTAATGATTTTCCCAAAGTAGATATCCTAGTTAACAACATGGGGATTTTTCAACCAATGGAATATTGGGACATCGATGACGATATCTGGGAGAAATTTTTCAAGGTAAATGTTTTATCTGGAAACGCCTTGGCAAAATTTTATCTTCCCAAAATGTTAGCTGATGATTTTGGAAGAATCATCTTTATTGCTAGCGAAGAAGCTGTGATGCCATCAGGTGAAATGCCACAATACAGTATGACAAAATCAATGAACTTATCATTGGCAAAAAGCTTATCTAAGTTGACTGTCGCAACTCATGTGACTGTTAACACAGTCATGCCTGGTTCAACTCTAACTGAAGGCGTTCAAGACATGATCGATGAAATGTACAAAGATAGCGATATACCAAAGGATCAATGGGAAGCTGACTTTATGAAGAATCATCGTTCTCGTTCACAGATTCAACGTTTGATCCGCCCAGAAGAAATTGGACGTTTCGTTGCATTTGTCGCTAGCCCAGATGCATCTTCATTCTCTGGTGAAGCCTTACGCTTAGACGGTGGACTCGTACCCACAATCTTTTAA